One window of Triplophysa rosa linkage group LG8, Trosa_1v2, whole genome shotgun sequence genomic DNA carries:
- the LOC130558650 gene encoding protein SOGA3 isoform X2: MNVDNSSMKQQRASSPARFKDSPSKTKSTSAKSPAASKAGGKRSRSNSPVTVNAGKDKQAKGAAAVLASGAESPTLKRADKSRSIEERSSSSEEPYGADEPGVVVSDQPSSTKSSQAKRETGRADGGKQSAKSAVGCGPGFWREGCLQSELIQFHMNKSLKKESSMQAKESSSPVAERQVQEDIARQTEAIAQQNRELQEEIKKLEEENEYLKHEIDEVRAEMDEMRDTFYEEDACQLQDMRRELERANKNCRILQYRLRKAERKRLRYAETGEIDGDLLRSLEQDLKVAKDVSVRLHNELENVEEKRTKTDEENERLRQKLIEVEVTKQALQNELEKTKELSLKRRAGKDVQKSEKRTPQTPTEEENEDLKCQLAFIKEEATLMRKKMAKIDKEKDRLEQELLKYRSFYGDVDSPLPKGEAGGPPTTRESELKLRLRLVEEEANILGRKIVELEVENRGLKAELDDLRGEELAGSADPSSRGQSEALSELRQQLQLVEDEAELLRRNLADVEEQNAKMTSELNKLKYKAGSYEGLRYNSGVVDGGKVEALQEELKAARLQINELSGKVMQLQYENRVLLSNMQRYDLATHFGIRGSPRDSDAESDCGRRESDDDCSRLPPHRKREGPIGGESDSEEVRNIRCLTPTRSLYSPEGRFLSRSFKDRQHMIDIRIEAERLSRTIDRLIADTSTIIAEARVYVTNGELFGRMDDDDEGGRIREHELLYRINAQMKAFRKELQNFIDRLEVPKPDDRETEEPLSVMLGTGINQHFRHRLQSLQTQASTEKQQ, encoded by the exons atgAATGTGGATAACAGCAGCATGAAGCAGCAGCGAGCATCATCGCCAGCGAGGTTCAAAGACTCGCCATCCAAAACCAAAAGCACGTCTGCCAAATCTCCTGCTGCTTCAAAAGCAGGCGGTAAACGTAGCCGCAGTAATTCTCCAGTCACTGTAAATGCCGGTAAAGACAAGCAGGCTAAAGGCGCGGCAGCTGTCCTCGCTAGTGGTGCTGAAAGCCCGACGCTTAAGAGGGCGGACAAGAGCAGGAGCATTGAGGAGCGCAGCAGCTCCTCCGAGGAGCCCTATGGCGCAGACGAACCCGGTGTGGTGGTCTCCGATCAGCCGAGCTCTACTAAATCCTCTCAAGCTAAAAGGGAGACCGGTAGGGCCGACGGAGGCAAGCAAAGCGCTAAGAGTGCAGTTGGATGCGGCCCGGGCTTTTGGAGGGAGGGGTGCCTGCAGTCTGAACTAatacagtttcacatgaacaaaagcttgaagaaagaaagtagtATGCAGGCGAAAGAATCGAGTTCGCCAGTGGCGGAGCGGCAGGTGCAGGAGGACATCGCTCGACAGACGGAGGCCATAGCTCAACAAAACCGCGAACTGCAGGAAGAAATCAAGAAATTAGAGGAGGAGAACGAATACCTCAAG CATGAGATTGACGAAGTGCGAGCAGAGATGGATGAAATGAGGGACACTTTCTACGAGGAAGACGCATGTCAGCTGCAGGACATGCGACGTGAGCTTGAGAGAGCCAATAAGAACTGCCgaattcttcagtatcgactgcGCAAGGCAGAGAGGAAGAGACTGCGATATGCCGAAACAGGTGAAATCGATGGGGATCTGCTGAGGAGCCTGGAGCAggatttaaag GTGGCCAAGGATGTGTCAGTGAGACTGCACAATGAACTGGAGAATGTGGAAGAGAAACGAACGAAAACGGATGAGGAGAATGAAAGACTGAGGCAAAAGCTGATTGAAGTGGAGGTGACCAAACAAGCATTACAAAATGAACTGGAGAAGACCAAAGAG CTTTCACTAAAACGAAGAGCGGGAAAAGATGTACAGAAATCAGAAAAGAGGACTCCACAAACCCCAACAGAG GAGGAAAATGAAGATCTAAAATGCCAGTTGGCTTTCATCAAGGAGGAGGCTACTTTAATGCGGAAGAAAATGGCTAAAATAGATAAAGAGAAGGACCGTCTGGAACAGGAGCTTTTGAAGTATCGTTCCTTTTATGGTGATGTGGACAGTCCTCTCCCCAAAGGTGAGGCGGGCGGTCCCCCCACTACCCGAGAATCTGAACTAAAGCTTCGTCTGCGGCTGGTGGAAGAGGAGGCCAACATTTTAGGTCGTAAAATTGTGGAGCTGGAGGTAGAGAACCGCGGGCTAAAGGCAGAGCTGGATGACCTGCGCGGGGAGGAATTAGCGGGTTCTGCGGACCCCTCATCCCGAGGGCAGAGTGAGGCCCTTTCTGAACTGCGCCAGCAGTTACAGTTGGTGGAGGACGAGGCTGAGCTTTTACGACGGAATTTGGCTGATGTGGAAGAGCAGAATGCCAAAATGACTAGCGAGCTCAACAAGCTCAAATATAAGGCGGGGTCATACGAGGGTTTGCGCTACAACAGCGGGGTGGTCGATGGGGGAAAGGTCGAGGCTTTGCAGGAGGAGCTTAAAGCCGCCAGACTACAGATCAATGAGTTGAGTGGGAAGGTAATGCAACTACAGTATGAGAACCGCGTATTGCTGTCCAACATGCAACGCTACGATTTGGCCACTCACTTTGGCATCCGCGGCAGCCCAAGAGACAGCGATGCAGAGAGTGACTGTGGCCGCAGAGAAAGCGATGACGATTGCTCTCGTCTCCCGCCACATCGCAAACGTGAGGGTCCCATCGGTGGAGAGAGTGACTCGGAGGAAGTGAGGAATATCCGGTGTCTCACGCCAACACGCTCCCTCTACAGTCCGGAGGGACGTTTTTTATCAAGAAGTTTCAAGGACCGTCAACACATGATTGACATCCGCATAGAGGCAGAGCGGCTAAGCAGGACCATCGATAGACTGATCGCTGACACAAGCACCATAATTGCAGAGGCACGTGTTTATGTGACTAATGGTGAGCTGTTTGGAAGAATGGATGATGACGATGAGGGCGGTCGAATACGAGAACATGAGCTTCTCTACCGCATCAACGCTCAGATGAAAGCTTTTAGGAAGGAGCTGCAGAACTTCATTGACCGTCTGGAGGTACCAAAACCAGACGACAGAGAAACAGAAGAGCCACTGTCA GTTATGCTAGGGACAGGAATCAATCAACATTTCAGGCACAGACTACAGTCACTTCAAACACAAGCTTCCACTGAAAAACAGCAATGA
- the LOC130558650 gene encoding protein SOGA3 isoform X1 — protein MNVDNSSMKQQRASSPARFKDSPSKTKSTSAKSPAASKAGGKRSRSNSPVTVNAGKDKQAKGAAAVLASGAESPTLKRADKSRSIEERSSSSEEPYGADEPGVVVSDQPSSTKSSQAKRETGRADGGKQSAKSAVGCGPGFWREGCLQSELIQFHMNKSLKKESSMQAKESSSPVAERQVQEDIARQTEAIAQQNRELQEEIKKLEEENEYLKHEIDEVRAEMDEMRDTFYEEDACQLQDMRRELERANKNCRILQYRLRKAERKRLRYAETGEIDGDLLRSLEQDLKVAKDVSVRLHNELENVEEKRTKTDEENERLRQKLIEVEVTKQALQNELEKTKELSLKRRAGKDVQKSEKRTPQTPTEEENEDLKCQLAFIKEEATLMRKKMAKIDKEKDRLEQELLKYRSFYGDVDSPLPKGEAGGPPTTRESELKLRLRLVEEEANILGRKIVELEVENRGLKAELDDLRGEELAGSADPSSRGQSEALSELRQQLQLVEDEAELLRRNLADVEEQNAKMTSELNKLKYKAGSYEGLRYNSGVVDGGKVEALQEELKAARLQINELSGKVMQLQYENRVLLSNMQRYDLATHFGIRGSPRDSDAESDCGRRESDDDCSRLPPHRKREGPIGGESDSEEVRNIRCLTPTRSLYSPEGRFLSRSFKDRQHMIDIRIEAERLSRTIDRLIADTSTIIAEARVYVTNGELFGRMDDDDEGGRIREHELLYRINAQMKAFRKELQNFIDRLEVPKPDDRETEEPLSMFQPIILLILILVLFSSLSYATIFKLVFLFTLFFVL, from the exons atgAATGTGGATAACAGCAGCATGAAGCAGCAGCGAGCATCATCGCCAGCGAGGTTCAAAGACTCGCCATCCAAAACCAAAAGCACGTCTGCCAAATCTCCTGCTGCTTCAAAAGCAGGCGGTAAACGTAGCCGCAGTAATTCTCCAGTCACTGTAAATGCCGGTAAAGACAAGCAGGCTAAAGGCGCGGCAGCTGTCCTCGCTAGTGGTGCTGAAAGCCCGACGCTTAAGAGGGCGGACAAGAGCAGGAGCATTGAGGAGCGCAGCAGCTCCTCCGAGGAGCCCTATGGCGCAGACGAACCCGGTGTGGTGGTCTCCGATCAGCCGAGCTCTACTAAATCCTCTCAAGCTAAAAGGGAGACCGGTAGGGCCGACGGAGGCAAGCAAAGCGCTAAGAGTGCAGTTGGATGCGGCCCGGGCTTTTGGAGGGAGGGGTGCCTGCAGTCTGAACTAatacagtttcacatgaacaaaagcttgaagaaagaaagtagtATGCAGGCGAAAGAATCGAGTTCGCCAGTGGCGGAGCGGCAGGTGCAGGAGGACATCGCTCGACAGACGGAGGCCATAGCTCAACAAAACCGCGAACTGCAGGAAGAAATCAAGAAATTAGAGGAGGAGAACGAATACCTCAAG CATGAGATTGACGAAGTGCGAGCAGAGATGGATGAAATGAGGGACACTTTCTACGAGGAAGACGCATGTCAGCTGCAGGACATGCGACGTGAGCTTGAGAGAGCCAATAAGAACTGCCgaattcttcagtatcgactgcGCAAGGCAGAGAGGAAGAGACTGCGATATGCCGAAACAGGTGAAATCGATGGGGATCTGCTGAGGAGCCTGGAGCAggatttaaag GTGGCCAAGGATGTGTCAGTGAGACTGCACAATGAACTGGAGAATGTGGAAGAGAAACGAACGAAAACGGATGAGGAGAATGAAAGACTGAGGCAAAAGCTGATTGAAGTGGAGGTGACCAAACAAGCATTACAAAATGAACTGGAGAAGACCAAAGAG CTTTCACTAAAACGAAGAGCGGGAAAAGATGTACAGAAATCAGAAAAGAGGACTCCACAAACCCCAACAGAG GAGGAAAATGAAGATCTAAAATGCCAGTTGGCTTTCATCAAGGAGGAGGCTACTTTAATGCGGAAGAAAATGGCTAAAATAGATAAAGAGAAGGACCGTCTGGAACAGGAGCTTTTGAAGTATCGTTCCTTTTATGGTGATGTGGACAGTCCTCTCCCCAAAGGTGAGGCGGGCGGTCCCCCCACTACCCGAGAATCTGAACTAAAGCTTCGTCTGCGGCTGGTGGAAGAGGAGGCCAACATTTTAGGTCGTAAAATTGTGGAGCTGGAGGTAGAGAACCGCGGGCTAAAGGCAGAGCTGGATGACCTGCGCGGGGAGGAATTAGCGGGTTCTGCGGACCCCTCATCCCGAGGGCAGAGTGAGGCCCTTTCTGAACTGCGCCAGCAGTTACAGTTGGTGGAGGACGAGGCTGAGCTTTTACGACGGAATTTGGCTGATGTGGAAGAGCAGAATGCCAAAATGACTAGCGAGCTCAACAAGCTCAAATATAAGGCGGGGTCATACGAGGGTTTGCGCTACAACAGCGGGGTGGTCGATGGGGGAAAGGTCGAGGCTTTGCAGGAGGAGCTTAAAGCCGCCAGACTACAGATCAATGAGTTGAGTGGGAAGGTAATGCAACTACAGTATGAGAACCGCGTATTGCTGTCCAACATGCAACGCTACGATTTGGCCACTCACTTTGGCATCCGCGGCAGCCCAAGAGACAGCGATGCAGAGAGTGACTGTGGCCGCAGAGAAAGCGATGACGATTGCTCTCGTCTCCCGCCACATCGCAAACGTGAGGGTCCCATCGGTGGAGAGAGTGACTCGGAGGAAGTGAGGAATATCCGGTGTCTCACGCCAACACGCTCCCTCTACAGTCCGGAGGGACGTTTTTTATCAAGAAGTTTCAAGGACCGTCAACACATGATTGACATCCGCATAGAGGCAGAGCGGCTAAGCAGGACCATCGATAGACTGATCGCTGACACAAGCACCATAATTGCAGAGGCACGTGTTTATGTGACTAATGGTGAGCTGTTTGGAAGAATGGATGATGACGATGAGGGCGGTCGAATACGAGAACATGAGCTTCTCTACCGCATCAACGCTCAGATGAAAGCTTTTAGGAAGGAGCTGCAGAACTTCATTGACCGTCTGGAGGTACCAAAACCAGACGACAGAGAAACAGAAGAGCCACTGTCA ATGTTTCAACCCATTATTTTGCTTATTCTCATTCTTGTTTTATTCTCGTCTTTATCTTATGCCACTATTTTCAAACTAGTCTTTCTTTTCAcacttttctttgttctgtaa